The Arcobacter sp. F155 nucleotide sequence ATTATATTAAAAAATCAGGAGTTAGTCCTAATGCTTCTTTATCTTTCAAAGAGGCTAAAAGACTTTACAAAGAGTATGATTTAAACTATTTAGAGTTTGAAGTTATATTTATTAAGACTGTTTCTAAATTATAAAGTTCATATCTAATATATTTGAAGTTTTCACTATCTTCAATAGATGTTAACTTTGTAATCTCTTCTAGAACTCTTGAGCTTTCTTGAGCCCTTTTAAAGTTAGCTATTAAAATAGAGTTTAAATCACTTCTATTTTGTTCACTTTTAATTGATTCTTTTAATACATCATTATTTACATCTCTAGTACTTAATACTTCAATATAGTTATCAACTCTGCAAAGATGTCTAAGTGATTTCAGTTTTAATGCTATCTCTTTATTATCGTAGTTGTATCTAAAGATATCCTCAACTACTCTAATACCTTCTTTAAGTCTATTAAGGTTTGCATCAATTAATCTAAGAGTTTTGTTATTGTCAGTCATGTGTAGTTAAACTAGCCTTGAAGGCTAGTTTATTAGTCGTCGTTGTTTAAGATTCCAAATATTTGTAATAAAGATACAAATAAGTTGAAGAAATCTAAATAAAGTGCAATTGCTGCTTCAATTGGAGTTTCAAATCCACCTTTGAT carries:
- a CDS encoding thiamine-phosphate pyrophosphorylase, with protein sequence MTDNNKTLRLIDANLNRLKEGIRVVEDIFRYNYDNKEIALKLKSLRHLCRVDNYIEVLSTRDVNNDVLKESIKSEQNRSDLNSILIANFKRAQESSRVLEEITKLTSIEDSENFKYIRYELYNLETVLINITSNSK